The segment CGGGCGGTCCCAAGTCGTGCGCGACGCCGGGCAACCTCGGCGGCTGGCTCGCGGCCCTCGAGCGCTTCGGCAGCATGCCGCGCGCGAAGGTCTTCGCCCCGGCCATCGAGTGGGCCGAGGGCGGCGTGCCGCTGACGTGGATGAGCAGCCGTTTCATCGAGCAGGCGCGCCCGCAGCTCGGCCGCTCGGCCGAGGCGCAGCGGCTCTATTTGGGCAACGGCGGTCCCCGCCCCGGCAAGGTCGCGACCTACAAGGAGCTGGCAGGGACGTTGCGCCAGGTCGTCGAGGGCGGGGCAGAGGCTTTCTACCGCGGGCCCATCGCGCGCGTCATAGCGCGCGCGGTTACCGAGGCGGGCGGCTGGCTCACCGAGGCCGACTTGGCAGCGTTCAAGGTCGAGTGGCGCGAGCCCCTGCGCATCACGTACCGCGGCGCGGAGCTCTTCTCGGTGCCGCCGCCGTTCTCCGCGTTCCAGATGCTCGAGACGTTCAACATCCTCGAGGGCTACGACGTCGCCGGCTGGGGCCACAACTCCGCGAACTACCTCCACCACCTGATCGAGGCCATCAAGCTGGGCTCGGCCGACCGCCTCGCGTACGCGTATTCGGGCGAGACGCCCATCAAGGGGCTGCTCTCGAAGGCCTATGCCGCCTCCCAGCGGGCGCGCATCGACTCGGCACGGGCGGCCGTGAGCGAGGGCGAGCGGCACAACCGGGAGAAGCTGGCGGAACAGATCGCGGAGGGGCATCCGGCCAAGTTCGCCAACGAGCAGACGACGCACTTCGCCTGCGCGGATGCGGACGGCACGGTCGTCTCTGTCACGCAGACGCTCGGCGTTCCCTTCGGCTCCGGCTTCGCCGTGCCGGGCACGGGCCTGGTCCTGAACAACATCCTCAAGTGGATGGACCTCGACCCCGCCTCGCCAAACGTGGTGAAGCCGGGACGCAAGGCCGGCACCATGATGTCGCCGACCCAGGTCTTCAAGGACGGCGCCTTCGCGTTCAGCGTCGGCACGCCGGGCTCCTACGGCATCCTCCAGACCCAGCCCCAGATGCTGCTCAATCTTCTCGAGTTCGGCTTCAACATCCAGGAGGCGATCGAGCAGCCGCGCGTGCGGGTCTACCGCGACCGGCTTGTCGACGTCGAATCACGCATTCCGGAATCTACGCGCGAAGACCTTCGCAAGCGCGGGCACGTCATCAACGTGCTCGACGACTGGTCCTGGGTCGTCGGCGGCGGCCAGGGGATAGCGCGCGACCCCGAGTCCGGGGCGTGGATGGCCGGCGCGGATCCGCGGCGCGACGGCTACGCCTTGGCCATTTAACGACTGCACCCTCACCCTGCCCTCTCCCTCACTGAGGGAGAGGGGGGAGCGGAGGGTGCGCACAACTTCTCCTCTCCCCTCTGGGGAGAGGCAGGGTGAGGGGAGCTAAGTCTACGATGGCACTGAACGACAGGATGGCGGTGGTGACGGGAGCAGGCTCGGGGCTGGGCCGCGCGATCGCCCAGGCGCTGGCGGAGGTGGGGGCCGCCATCGGGGCGGTGGACCTCGACGGGGCCTCGGCCGAGGAGACGGTGGCGCTCATCGCCAAGGCGGGCGGCAAGGCCAAGGCCTTCCAGGCCGACACGAGCAAGGCGGCCGACGTGGACCGCGCCGTCGACGGGGCGGTCAAGGCGCTCGGCCCGCTCGAGATCATGGTCAACAACGCGGGTGTCCTCGACGGCTACTTCAACGTCGACGAGATGGACGAAGCCGTCTGGCGCCGCGTGATCGACATCGACCTCACCGGCGTGTTCTTCGGCTGCAAGCGCGCGCTTGCCGAGATGCTGCCGCGCGGCCGGGGGCGCATCATCAACATGGCCTCGGTCGCGGGTCTCAACGGCACCGGCGGCGGCGCGGCCTACGTCGCCGCCAAGCACGGCGTGGTGGGTCTCACCCGCCAGATGGCCGTCACGTACTCGTCCCGCGGCATTACCATCAACGCGGTGTGCCCGGGGCCCATCCTGACCAATCTGCGCCGGCACTCGCAGCAGATCCTCGGCCCCGACATCCCGGACATGAGCGGTCGCGGCATCGCGGTGAACGACGAGCAGGTCCGCGCGGTGGTGCCGGCGGGGCGCCGCGGCGCCGCCGAGGAGATCGCCTCGGCGGTGCGATACTTGGCGTCGGACGAGGCGGGATACATCACCGGCCACAGCCTCGTCGTGGACGGGGGCTGGAGGGCGAAATGATCACCAAGTTCTCGGTCCTGTATGTCGGCCAGATCGAGCTCGACAACGTCGGGCTGCACGGCACGCCGGCCAACGAGCGCCGCTATTCCAACGAGCGGCTGGCCGAGGCCTTCCAGACGGCGAAGGAAGTCGCCCAGCACATGGACGAGCTGGGCTACTACGCGCTCTGGACGGCCGAGCACCACTTCCAGCGCGAGGGCTACGAGGTCTTCCCGAACCTGATCCTGCTCGGCACCTGGCTCGCCACGCAGACCAGGGCGCTCAAGTTCGGCTGCGCCTTCAACGTGCTGCCGATGTGGCACCCGATCCGGCTCGCGGAGGACTACGCCCAGGCCGACATCATGACGGGCGGGCGCGTGATCATGGGCGTCGGCCGCGGCTACCACACGCGCGAGGTCGAGACCTTCGGCGCGCCCATGCTCGACAACAAGGCGAACCAGGAGCTCTTCGAGGAGCAGATGGAGGTGCTCCTCAAGTGCTTCAACGAGGAGTCCTGGGCATTCAAGGGCAAGCACTACACGATCCCCGCGCCCGTGGAGTATCGCGGCTACCAGCTGACCGACATCACCGTCGTGCCGCGCCCCGTCCACCTGCCGGTCGAGATCTGGCAGCCGATCGCCAGCGGCAAGACGCTGCCCTACATCGCCCAGCGCGGCATCAAGGGCATGGTCACGCTCAACGGCGAGCGCATCTTCGACCAGGTCGTGCGCGCCTACCAATCCGAAGCGGCCAAGGCCGGCCGGAAGCTGGCGCTCGGTCAGGACATCTGCTGGGGCGTGGGCCTCTACCTGGCCGAGACCGTCGAGGCGGCGGTCGCGCGCGTCGAGCCCTATCACGACGAGCGCTACAAGTGGTTCGCGCCCTTCGGCTTCGTGCGCTACGCGGACGAGGAGGGCCGCTCGTGGGGCATGCCGGGCGCGCCCGCGCGCGCGCCGAGTATTCGCGAGGGCGTGGCGCAGAAGGCCTGGCTCTGCGGGCCGCCCGCGCTCGTGATCGAGCAGATCCGCGAGTTCGAGGCGCGATATCCCGGGCTCGAGCACATGATGATCCACTGGGCCGAAGGCATGCCACCCAAGGAATTCAAGGAACAGCTTTCCTGGTTTGCCCGCGACGTCATGCCCGCCTTTGCAGGCCGCTGAAAAGGGCCCATCTGCGCCATTTAGCATGAAGACTCTTGGGGCGCCCTCGGCCGCCCGCTCGTGGCCGTTCGAGCTGAGGGGCGGAGCCCCGAGGCGAGGGCTGAGACAGTCGTACGCCTCGCGTGCGGAATCAACCCAGCCCTCGTCTCACGACGGCACAGGCCGTCGCTCAACTCGAACAGCGGGGAGCCGCCTCGCATCTGGACCCTTTTGAGCGGCCTGCAGCGTGTCCTTCCGCGTGCTGGTGGCGTGGGGGACACCCCCTGGGGGTATACCCCCACCGGGTAGTCGTCCCCTCGTAGGGCCCCCCCTAGGGGTTGTATTTTTCGCTTGCGCTCCCTCGTAGCCTGGCGATAATACCCTCAGCCCTATCGGGAGGCGCCGGGCGGCGAATCCCAAACCCACTCGAGGGAGGACAGAGCGTATGGCGAAGAGCATGGCGAAGAAAAAGCCGTTTGGCGGCTACTCGATCAACTTCAAGGGATGCACGGACAGCATGGAGTCGGTAATGGGCGGGGCGCCTATCGGCCCCTCCGAGATGACGAAGAAGATTTGGGCGTACGTGAAGCGGAGGAAACTCGCCAAGAAGTAGACCCGCTGCGACTCGGCCGGATCGTCCTGAGCCTGCCCGGCGCCTCCAGGACGCTCCGGTCTTCTTGACTTACCCTCCGCCCCCGACCACACCGGCCCCGGTGAGGGCCACCCCTTGCGGCTTCCGAATGCGAAGGCCGGCCCGCGGCCCGAGCGATGAACCCTACGCGGCGGCGCCGGCGGCTCGTATGCCCGCGCCGGGAGGGACGCCGAGATGATCCTCAAAGAGACGACGCGGTCCACCTACATGGACGTCTCAAAGATCGAGTGGGAGCCAACGCGCTTCCCGGGCGTGTACACGAAGAAGCTCTACGAGGACCCCTCTGGGCGGATGACGAGCCTGACCAGGATGGAGCCCGGCGCGCGGCTGCCCAGCCACCGCCACGTCGGCATCGAACAGAGCTTTGTCCTCGAGGGCACGCTCGTAGACGAAGACGGCGCCTGCACGGCCGGCAACTACGTGTGGCGCCGGGCCGGCTCGGTCCACGACGCGTGGAGCCCCGACGGCTGCATCGTCCTCGGCGTCTTCGACAAGCCGAACGAGTTTCTCGCCTAGCCCAGGCTGCTGGAAAAGGCCCATCTGCTTCGTTGGCGCCCTCGGCCGCACGCTCAACGTAGAGAGACTACGCCTCGCGTGCGGCTCTCGGGCGCCGCCTCGCATCTGGACCTTTTTGAGCAGCCTGGGAGTTTGTCAGCAGCCTAATCGGCTAGAGCCGGGAGGATTTCGTCGAGGCGCGACACCTCGAGATCGGGCGTGACGCCGAGGTTCTCCCTCGGCGCTCCCAGGCGGTTGCACCAGCAGACGCGGTAGCCGAAGGCCTTGGCGCCCGCCACGTCCCAGCCGTTGGACGACACGAAGAGGATGTCCCCCGCCGGAAGCCCGAAGGCCCGCGTCCCCAGCTCGTAGACGGCCGGCGACGGCTTGTAGGTCCTGACGGCGTCAACCGACAGGACGTGGGCGAGCCGGCCTTCGAGGCCGCTCGAGCGAACCGCCGCGGCCAGCATCTTGGGCGACCCGTTCGAGAGAATGCCGAGCGGCGTGCCCGCCATCGCGGCGAGCGCGCCCGAGACCTCGGGGAAGGTCGCAAGCGAGAGATACGCCTCCATCAGCCGGGCGATCTCAGTCTCGCCGGCCCGTATGCCGAGGCGCCCGAGCGCCCAGCGCAGCGCGGCTTCTGTCACAGCCCAGAAGTCCTCGTAGCGCCCCATGAGCGCCCGGAGCCACGTGTACTCGAGCTGTTTCTGGCGCCAGAGCGCCGAGAGCGCCTGCGGATCGCCGGTCACGGCGCGCCCGGCCTCGACCACCGAGTGGACGTCGAAGAGCGTGCCGTAGGCGTCGAAGACGAAGGCCTTGGGTCTGGCCACGGGGGATCTCCTTGCCGCAGCCCGCGGGCTAGCGGTCTGGGGACGAGGCGGGGTGGCCGACGGCGAAGGCGGCGTGACGCCGGCGCTCTGTCGGCCGACGCGTCGGCGGCGGCGCTGGCCGACGCGGCGCCTCGACGGATTCGATGCCGGCCTCGGCAAAGCCGTAGCGCAGGAGCTGCTGGGCGTCGCGGAATGACAGGCTCCGCGTCTGTGAGCCCAGCACGATCAGGAGAAAGCGCTGGCCCGCCCGCCACGCCGCGATGGCGAGGTTGTAGCCCGCCTCGCGCGTGAAGCCCGTCTTGAGCGCCTGCACGCCGCCCGGATCCTGGAAGAGGGGGATGCGCCGGCTGTGCACGCGGCCGCGGTAGATGAAGCTGGCTCCGCCCAAGAGGGGCCGCGAAGCGGGGTAGTCCTGGACGACGTGGCCGATCAGCCGCGCCATGTCCTGCGCGGTGCTCCGCCCGCCGGGGTCGGGCAGGCCGTGGGCGTTGGCGAAATGCGTGGAGGCCAGGCCCAGGAGGGCGGCCTTGGCGTTCATCCGCTCGACGAAGGCCTCCTCGGTGCCGCCGAGGTGCTCGGCCACCGCCGTCGCGGCGTCATTGGCCGAGGCGATGGCCACGCCTTCGAGCAGCGTGCGGAAGGGCACATCCTCGCCGGCGCGGAGTCCCATGCGATAGCGCGGGGTCTCGGCGGCGCGCCGGCTGATGGTCACGGGCTCGTCCCACTTCGCGCGCCCCGCCTCCAGATCCTCGCAGGCGAGGTAGAGCGTCATGAGCTTCACCAGGCTCGCCGGCGCATGGTCCTCTGACGGGTTCTTGGCGAAGAGCACCGTACCGTCAGGGGCGAGCAGGAGGGCGGACTCCGCGCTCAGGTGCATAGGCCGATCACCCTGGGCCCAGGCTGGGGCTGCGGTGAGCAGGGCCGCAGAGAAAATCACGACGAGGAGGCGCACTGACGTAATTGTACGGGAGCCGAGGGTCCCGGCCAAGCAAAAAGCCTACCGGATAGCCCGCTTGAGCTCGGGAGAAGGCTTGAACCTGGGTGTCCGCCCACCCGCGACGTTCATGGGCTTGCCCGTGCGCG is part of the Candidatus Rokuibacteriota bacterium genome and harbors:
- a CDS encoding gamma-glutamyltransferase family protein; protein product: MPPHRHAYRPAVMGKRGAVASAHPLASMAGIRILLDGGNAVDAAVAVGSTLNVVEPFMSSAAGIGLMFVSRRGGSERHVLDFIGLAPAAAGPAGLVEDDLAGGPKSCATPGNLGGWLAALERFGSMPRAKVFAPAIEWAEGGVPLTWMSSRFIEQARPQLGRSAEAQRLYLGNGGPRPGKVATYKELAGTLRQVVEGGAEAFYRGPIARVIARAVTEAGGWLTEADLAAFKVEWREPLRITYRGAELFSVPPPFSAFQMLETFNILEGYDVAGWGHNSANYLHHLIEAIKLGSADRLAYAYSGETPIKGLLSKAYAASQRARIDSARAAVSEGERHNREKLAEQIAEGHPAKFANEQTTHFACADADGTVVSVTQTLGVPFGSGFAVPGTGLVLNNILKWMDLDPASPNVVKPGRKAGTMMSPTQVFKDGAFAFSVGTPGSYGILQTQPQMLLNLLEFGFNIQEAIEQPRVRVYRDRLVDVESRIPESTREDLRKRGHVINVLDDWSWVVGGGQGIARDPESGAWMAGADPRRDGYALAI
- a CDS encoding SDR family NAD(P)-dependent oxidoreductase — its product is MALNDRMAVVTGAGSGLGRAIAQALAEVGAAIGAVDLDGASAEETVALIAKAGGKAKAFQADTSKAADVDRAVDGAVKALGPLEIMVNNAGVLDGYFNVDEMDEAVWRRVIDIDLTGVFFGCKRALAEMLPRGRGRIINMASVAGLNGTGGGAAYVAAKHGVVGLTRQMAVTYSSRGITINAVCPGPILTNLRRHSQQILGPDIPDMSGRGIAVNDEQVRAVVPAGRRGAAEEIASAVRYLASDEAGYITGHSLVVDGGWRAK
- a CDS encoding LLM class flavin-dependent oxidoreductase, whose amino-acid sequence is MITKFSVLYVGQIELDNVGLHGTPANERRYSNERLAEAFQTAKEVAQHMDELGYYALWTAEHHFQREGYEVFPNLILLGTWLATQTRALKFGCAFNVLPMWHPIRLAEDYAQADIMTGGRVIMGVGRGYHTREVETFGAPMLDNKANQELFEEQMEVLLKCFNEESWAFKGKHYTIPAPVEYRGYQLTDITVVPRPVHLPVEIWQPIASGKTLPYIAQRGIKGMVTLNGERIFDQVVRAYQSEAAKAGRKLALGQDICWGVGLYLAETVEAAVARVEPYHDERYKWFAPFGFVRYADEEGRSWGMPGAPARAPSIREGVAQKAWLCGPPALVIEQIREFEARYPGLEHMMIHWAEGMPPKEFKEQLSWFARDVMPAFAGR
- a CDS encoding cupin domain-containing protein; amino-acid sequence: MILKETTRSTYMDVSKIEWEPTRFPGVYTKKLYEDPSGRMTSLTRMEPGARLPSHRHVGIEQSFVLEGTLVDEDGACTAGNYVWRRAGSVHDAWSPDGCIVLGVFDKPNEFLA
- a CDS encoding haloacid dehalogenase type II, with translation MARPKAFVFDAYGTLFDVHSVVEAGRAVTGDPQALSALWRQKQLEYTWLRALMGRYEDFWAVTEAALRWALGRLGIRAGETEIARLMEAYLSLATFPEVSGALAAMAGTPLGILSNGSPKMLAAAVRSSGLEGRLAHVLSVDAVRTYKPSPAVYELGTRAFGLPAGDILFVSSNGWDVAGAKAFGYRVCWCNRLGAPRENLGVTPDLEVSRLDEILPALAD
- a CDS encoding D-alanyl-D-alanine carboxypeptidase family protein, with translation MHLSAESALLLAPDGTVLFAKNPSEDHAPASLVKLMTLYLACEDLEAGRAKWDEPVTISRRAAETPRYRMGLRAGEDVPFRTLLEGVAIASANDAATAVAEHLGGTEEAFVERMNAKAALLGLASTHFANAHGLPDPGGRSTAQDMARLIGHVVQDYPASRPLLGGASFIYRGRVHSRRIPLFQDPGGVQALKTGFTREAGYNLAIAAWRAGQRFLLIVLGSQTRSLSFRDAQQLLRYGFAEAGIESVEAPRRPAPPPTRRPTERRRHAAFAVGHPASSPDR